The genomic DNA AACTGGTCGACTTCGATAAGCTAGAACATGAACACATCTGTAAGTTATTTTTTGTAGCAGACCACGAAATACTGCTGGAGCTAGAAAAAGACCTAATAGATATTTTTGGCGACAGCCTCAACATTACCTTTTCACTGCCCGACTGCTTAGAAGTAATGACCGCCAAGGCCAATAAAGGTGAAGCCCTAAAAGCGGTATTAGAACAAAAAGCCATTGCCCCAGAACACTGCATTGCCTTTGGCGATGGCCTAAATGATAAAGAAATGCTTACTTTGGCTGGAAAAGGTGTGATCATGGCCAATGCGCATGACCGCTTAAAGTTGACATTACCTCATTTAGAACAAACACTTAGCAACAAGGAAAATGGTGTAGCTGAATATTTGATTGGCACCTACGATTTGTAGCAAATAGAGGAAGGGAAATGAGGCTTTTACAATTACTTGGCACGGCGGTTATTGGCTGTATTACCTTAGCGGCGTGCTCGTCTAGCCCAGAGCCCACTCCTGCCCCGAAAAAAGTAGAGCCGGTAAAAGTAGCGGTCAAGCTCAACCCGGCCACTCCATTAAAAGGACAGCTTAGCCTTAAGCAGCAAACTGCCATCTTCACCCCCTGTGGCGGAGATACCCAATACTGGGTGGAGTTATCAGCCAGTGACCGCCAGCTGCTACAAGGCTTCGCTAAACCTGGCCAAGGCTATGCCGAGTTTAGCGCTCGCTTTGACAACGTCAGCAAACAAGCACCACAAGCCGACTACCCTGCCAAAGTTATTCCATTAGAATGGCAGTATGTAGCCGCCGAAGGACCAGGTTGCCAGAAAGAGATTGACGAACTCAGCGCTTGGGGTAACGAGCCAGACTGGCACATTGATATTCAGGCCAACCAAATTAAATTTTCTACGCCCTCCAGCTCGGTCAGCAAAACCATTAGCCGTAGCGGCATCGACCAAGGCCTGCATTATTGGCAATCGGGAGATGAGTTACTACTAGAAGTACAACAACAACGCTGTTTAGGTAGCATGGTCAATAGCGTGTACTCTTACACCGCTAAGCTCAACTACAAGGGCAAAAGCTATCAAGGCTGTGCGCGCCGCCCCTTTACACAAGATATCGCAGCGCTGGCTGGCTATTATCAAGTGAAGCTACCCACCGCGTCAGGCTCGGGACGCGTGGTGGATCTTAGCCTCAACAGCGATTTCAGCGCCGAACTACGCAGCTCTTACCTTGAACAAGACAAAACCTTCACCGAAAAAGGCTATTGGTTTCCTGTCAATGACAAACAACTGATGTTCACCATTAGCCAAAGCCGTCAGCAGCAAATTAAAAGCAGCATGGTATTTAACTGGGACGGTCGGCTATTGAAACTACAAAACCCAGAGCAACACCAGCAAGGCAGCGTTGGCCTGAACATGATGAAAATGAGTGGGCCAGCTGTGGCTGTTACCAGCCCCGCCAACAGCTATACTGAACGTAGCTTCGAGCCCGCCAGCCTTATCGCCAGCAGCGACTACGACCCACAAGTAGAAGCCGCCCTTAAACACTACTTCAAGTTGCATCGCACCGAATTAAACGGCACCAAATACCAATGGTGGAAATTTGATTTAAATGGCGACGGCCAAGACGAAATCATCACCTATGTAGACTGGTGCGGCAGCGGTGGTTGTAGCCTACTAATTTTTGAAGGGCACAACAATGGCTGGCGTTTCCTAAGTAAGACCACCTTGGTACGCAGCCCCTTCTTCTTAGCCAGTTCCAGCCATGCACGCTGGCAAGATCTACTGCTGGAAGTGTCCGGCGGCGGCGCTAAAGCCAGCCTGCGCTTACTGCGCTTCGACGGTTTAAGTTACCCACTTAACCCCAGCCTGCAGCCAGAAGCACCACAACCCGCGCCACTTAGCGGCGTTACCTTCCACGCCGAAGCCTTTGGCCAAGGTGCGGGTCGCGCCCTAAAATAAGCCCCTGTTACAGCGCTGGCTCCTAAGCCATGCGCAGAGTACAATGCCCCTGATTTTTCAGGGGTAAGTTATGACACAGCAATTCGACGTAATTATTATTGGTGCAGGCGCCGCGGGCTTAATGTGTGCCGCCACCGCGGGCTATCGTGGCCGCTCGGTATTAGTGCTAGATAATGCCAAAAAAGCCGGTCGAAAAATCCTGATCAGCGGCGGCGGACGTTGTAACTTCACTAATACCCAAGTTGGCCCCGAAAACTACCTATGTAGTAACCCCCACTTTGTTAAATCGGCCTTAGCTCGCTACCCCTCTAGCGACTTTATCGAGCTGGTAGAGCGCCACGGCATTAGTTACCACCAACGCGACCACGGCCAACTGTTTTGCGACGACAGCGCCAAAGACATCGTAGACATGCTACTCACCGAATGCGACTGGGCAGGCGTGAGCATTCAACTGCGTAGCGAGATCCACACCATCAGCCAAAACGGCGAGCAAGGCTTTATTGTGCAAGCGGGCGGCCATAGCTATCAGGCTGAATCCTTAGTGATTGCCACCGGCGGGCTGTCGATGCCCAAACTAGGCGCTACGCCTTTTGGCTATCAAGTCGCCGAACAATTTGGCTTAAAGGTATTGCCCACCCGCGCCGGCTTAGTGCCCTTTACTTGGCATAGCGAGCAAAAACAACGTTTTGAAGCGCTCTCTGGCATCGCTGTACCCAGCTGTATTACCGCCGCCAACGGCAAACAATTTAGCGAAGCCTTATTATTTACCCACCGCGGCTTATCGGGCCCGGCAATTTTGCAGATTTCCAATTACTGGCTGCCCGGCGAGGCGATCAGCATCGACCTGCTGCCCAAGCAAGACGCCCTCGCCTTACTGGAACAAGTACTGCAACAGCACCCCAAACAAAGCCTGAAAAACACCTTAGGGCAATGGTTGCCCAAGCGCTTAGTAGAAGCGCTGTTTGAAGAAAACCAACTCAGCAAAGCACTTAACCAACTCGGCCATGGCGAGCGCGAACAAATCGCTGCCAAGCTAAAAGGCTGGCAGCTAGTAATGAATGGCACCGAAGGCTACCGCACCGCCGAAGTCACCCTAGGCGGCGTAGATACCAACGAACTCAGCTCTAAAACCATGCAAAGCAACAAGGTGAAAGGCCTCTACTTTATTGGCGAGGTGATGGACGTAAGTGGTTGGTTAGGCGGCTTTAATTTTCAATGGGCCTGGGCCAGCGGCGTCGCCTGCGGGCAAGATTGTTAGTTGTTTTGGAACAATAAAGTTTGTACACTGTTGAAAAAGTTTGTACACAAATGCTGTTTGGAACAATAAAGTTTGTACACTAGGCTATAATATATTTTATCGAATTGGGCAGAGTATATGTTGTGGCTGGACGAAGAAAACTTGAAAAGCTCGCTGATTTCAAGCGGGCTTTAAAACAAAAATATGGCTTAGGTGAAGGAGCCAATTACACTCCTTGGATAAGAGTTCAGGATATTAAGTCTCATGGGCACAGCGGTAAGATTGACGGAATAAAATCGGGACGAACTCACCATACCTTATCTGAGCAAGAGACATGCTTTTTCTATTTAGCTGAATTTTCCAATTCAGTTACCGATATTCGGGAGCAGTTTCCATTGCTACCGCTTACGCTCTCATTAAAAATTTCCCAATTACTTGATATTGAACATCCCAAACATCCCATCACCAAAGATCCGATTATTATGACTACGGACTTCCTTTTAACCTGTAGTGATGGAAAGCGGATTTGGTATGAAGCTGTATCTGTGAAGCCTAGTGAAAAGCTTTCAGATAAGAGGACGGCAGAAAAACTCGATATTGAAAGAGTTTGGTGGGAGTTATTAGGTGTTCCCTTTCACGTATTTTGCCTGTCAGAACTTAATCAAATTAAGTCAAAGAATATTCAATGGATTACTGATCCTCAACGTAAGAAGTACTCATCACCTTCGAACAAAGTTAGAGAAGAAGCCAAGCACTTGTTGACGGTGGGAACAATGCAATTAAGTGATGTCTGCGACACTTTTTCTCATCAAATCGGTATATCGAATGATGACGCATTGATTTTGTTAAAGTATTTAATAGCTGATAAAGAAGTGATTGTAGATTTGGCGCGACCCATAGTTCTATCTGGGATGATAGAAATTGTTCAAGTTAAGATGGATGGGAAACCACAGCAATATGCAAGTTGAATTAAATAGCATTTGGCGGGTTTATAACTTGGATGGTCTAGGGGATGGCCTTTACAGAGTTTTGCAACTGTATATAAGGGAACATATCGTTATTCTGTTTCCGTTGTTCGAATCAAAGACTTTGCAACGACCACTTAAGCTTAATATTGACCTTCTTAATGAAGCAATCAAAGTCGGCAACGCCCAATTAAGTTCATATGAACTGCCTTATTATCAACTGCAATCAGAAGACAATATTTCAGAGAGCTATCTTGTAAAAAGAGATGAGAAATACCGACTTATTATCGAGTTAGTATCTGACCCGAATTTTTTGCTAAATTTGGTTGAGCGGCCTCGTAGTAAAACTATTCCGATCCACGCGAAAGCCCACAACACATATGTGCAGAATATCTATCGAGCTCTAAATCTTTATTGGAAATATGGTCAAGAACGAAATGCTCTCTTACCAAGCTATATGAACTCTGGGGGCAGAGGTAAATCAAGAGTAGCTGGTGTAACAAAGCGTGGCTCTCCGATACAACTCTCTAGTCCAAGTATTGAAGTGCCTGAAGGTGTTAATACCACTGAACGCGATAAGGTTTTGTTTCTTAAGGCGATGAAGGAATTTGGACTCAAAGGTGAAGAAGTTAAGTTCAGTCGTGTATATGACAAAATGCTCAAAGAATATTATACAGAGGAGCTAATTGCTGCTGAATCTGAGTCACGAGAAGCTTTAGTACCTAATTACCGAGCGTTTGTTTATTGGGCCAAAAAACTAGTTCCACCACAAATTCGAATACATAAACAAACAAATCAGGGTGACTTTGACCGCAATAGGCGAGGTTTAAAAGGTTCTGCGACTGATCATACAGAAGTTCCTGGCAGTTGCTTTGAACTAGATGCAACAGTTCTGGATGTACATATCGTATCTGACTTTCAGCGAAATCATGTGTTGGGCAGACCAACCGTTTATTGTGTGGTTGATAAAGAAAGTCGAATGATTGTCGGGCTGCATGTCTCAATGGAATACGCTTCTTGGAGGGCTGGCCGGCAGGCTTTAATCAACAGCTTTACCTCTAAGAAAGACTATTGCGCAGAATTTGGCATCGAAATTGATGAAGCTGATTGGCCTTGTAACCATATACCTCAACGATTGCTTTGTGATCGAGGAGAGTTTATTTGTCAAGATGCCGAAAACCTCGCTGTGCCCTTGATCGGTCACCTGAGTATTGCTCCACCATACCGAGCGGAATTGAAAGGTATAGTAGAACATCGTTTCAAGATCTTGAACGACAAGTTAGTCCATGAGTTGTTGGGAACGACGAAAGGACGGCATTACATCAGAGGTGATAGAGACCCAAGGTTAGATGCCACTTTAACTCTCAGGGAAATAACCACGCTCCTCATTGATGAGGTTTTGGAGCATAACAGTTCCATTTTTGAAGATTTAGCTAAGCAAAGTACATTACTTATTGAGTCAGGTCTTTCTCCAACACCTCTGAATTATTGGAATCTACATGTCAAAGCGCAACGTCATGCTTTAAGTCGAGCGGACGAGGCTCATATTCGTTCTCGCCTATTACCGACCGTAAAAGTGACCATGACAGGTAAAGGGATTAGGCTGAACGATCAAATGTATTATGAATCAGATCATGCTGATTTTGAAACGTGGAAAGTAATCGCGAGAAATAATGGTTCATGGAAACTAGATGCTTTAGTTGATCATGATAATTCAAGTTTCATATTTGTTCGGCTTGAGGAAGAAAGTGGCTTTACCCGATGTTACCTAAAGAAGGAGTCAGCTAATTTTGCTCATAGGCATCAAGCAGATATCCTGTACTTTGGAGACTGGATTAAGTTAGAAAACAACAAAGATAAGCCAACAAAGAAATCGATAGAGCGTCATCAGAGAAGAAATCAGGTTATCGAAACTGCAAAAGAAGAAGCGGCATTGGCCCCGTCGCTAAGTTCAAAATCTGAGAGAACAAAGGGCATGAAAGCAAGGCGAAGGGAAGCAACTCTTGCTCAGAGAGTTGAGGATGTAGAAGACCAACTTCGTCAAGCTAAGCCTGATATTGAATCAGATTTACCCAGTGAACATCTTGGTGATAAGAAGAAAAAAATAATTTCAATACTCAAGCGAAAAAGGGTCAACGATAATGAGAGCTGAAAATGCTATTTACCATGAAGCGATATTACCTGAGCATCGTGGAAATCCTTTGATTGAAGCTTTGCCACCTAAGCTTGAGGATGATGAGTTAGTTGTTAAGCTGAGTAATTATCCTGAGAGGCTCGTTGAGGAAACAACCTTAGAGGCTATTGAAAGATTAGATTATCTCACTCGATTAAAAACGTTGAGGCAGCCGCTTCCACTTTATTTTGATGTATTCAGGTCCATCGAAATGGCAATCAAAGAGGGATATTCAGCAAAAAATCCTTTATCCCCTACAACAATGAACTACCTACACTATTCTTCGGACAATCGACCTGATGTTGAACCCAGAACAGGTTTTTTCAAACCCAAAGGCAGTGGAATAACAATCATTGGTGAAAGCGGAGTTGGTAAGACATGTATGCTTGAACAGGTGCTTAACTGCTTTCCTGATGTTATAGAACACACATATTACCAAAATCAAATGTTAGCAATACCGCAAGTTGTATGGATAAAAGTCGATTGTCCAGATGACTCAAGTGTTAAGGGGCTTTGTCATCGTATATTAGAGCAAATAGATCAAAAACTAGGGCTCTCACCGACAAAACCTGCGGGAACAGTAGCTCTTTTACTTCAACAAATTGAATCGAAAATGAAGTCAAATTTCCTCGGAATTTTAGTTATTGATGAAATGCAAAACCTAAACCTTGCTAAAGCAGGTGGTGCCGATCGACTTTTAGGCTTTTTGCATAACTTAGTTAACAATTTAGGTATTCCGATACTTTTCTGTGCAAATCCCCCGTTCGACGAACTCTTAAGTAAGAGCTTTAAATCAGCGCGACGAGCGGAAAGTAGTGGCTACTTCGATGTAAAACTAATGAAGAATGATGATGAGTGGGAATTGTTTGTGGATGAACTTTGGTGTTTACAGTGGACGAATATTGAAACGCCGCTGACCCCGAGTTTGAACAATACACTTTACTCGTTATCTGCTGGCAATATGGATTTAGCTGTTCGAATTTATTATTCAGCTCAAAAGGCAATTATTGGTTCTTCAAACGAGAAGATTACAGAGGAGGTTCTTGAGCTTGGAGCTAGTATTGCTATACGGGCAACGAAAAAGCTAACAGAAGAAATGAGAAAGAAACACGCGATTTCTATTTTAAAACGAAATCGAAAAGATGGTAGTACTGGAGCT from Agarivorans gilvus includes the following:
- a CDS encoding Cof-type HAD-IIB family hydrolase, with protein sequence MYQLIASDLDGTLLNPDHQVSEHTLQTITRLYQQNVKFLIATGRHYIDVCPIAAQFDFPMYLITSNGARVHNREGEVLYRADLKPEEIETILKVSRKYKLHRNIYHEDNWYVEEENEYVRSFNKHSGFDYQLVDFDKLEHEHICKLFFVADHEILLELEKDLIDIFGDSLNITFSLPDCLEVMTAKANKGEALKAVLEQKAIAPEHCIAFGDGLNDKEMLTLAGKGVIMANAHDRLKLTLPHLEQTLSNKENGVAEYLIGTYDL
- a CDS encoding copper resistance protein NlpE N-terminal domain-containing protein, producing the protein MRLLQLLGTAVIGCITLAACSSSPEPTPAPKKVEPVKVAVKLNPATPLKGQLSLKQQTAIFTPCGGDTQYWVELSASDRQLLQGFAKPGQGYAEFSARFDNVSKQAPQADYPAKVIPLEWQYVAAEGPGCQKEIDELSAWGNEPDWHIDIQANQIKFSTPSSSVSKTISRSGIDQGLHYWQSGDELLLEVQQQRCLGSMVNSVYSYTAKLNYKGKSYQGCARRPFTQDIAALAGYYQVKLPTASGSGRVVDLSLNSDFSAELRSSYLEQDKTFTEKGYWFPVNDKQLMFTISQSRQQQIKSSMVFNWDGRLLKLQNPEQHQQGSVGLNMMKMSGPAVAVTSPANSYTERSFEPASLIASSDYDPQVEAALKHYFKLHRTELNGTKYQWWKFDLNGDGQDEIITYVDWCGSGGCSLLIFEGHNNGWRFLSKTTLVRSPFFLASSSHARWQDLLLEVSGGGAKASLRLLRFDGLSYPLNPSLQPEAPQPAPLSGVTFHAEAFGQGAGRALK
- a CDS encoding NAD(P)/FAD-dependent oxidoreductase, translating into MTQQFDVIIIGAGAAGLMCAATAGYRGRSVLVLDNAKKAGRKILISGGGRCNFTNTQVGPENYLCSNPHFVKSALARYPSSDFIELVERHGISYHQRDHGQLFCDDSAKDIVDMLLTECDWAGVSIQLRSEIHTISQNGEQGFIVQAGGHSYQAESLVIATGGLSMPKLGATPFGYQVAEQFGLKVLPTRAGLVPFTWHSEQKQRFEALSGIAVPSCITAANGKQFSEALLFTHRGLSGPAILQISNYWLPGEAISIDLLPKQDALALLEQVLQQHPKQSLKNTLGQWLPKRLVEALFEENQLSKALNQLGHGEREQIAAKLKGWQLVMNGTEGYRTAEVTLGGVDTNELSSKTMQSNKVKGLYFIGEVMDVSGWLGGFNFQWAWASGVACGQDC
- a CDS encoding heteromeric transposase endonuclease subunit TnsA — encoded protein: MAGRRKLEKLADFKRALKQKYGLGEGANYTPWIRVQDIKSHGHSGKIDGIKSGRTHHTLSEQETCFFYLAEFSNSVTDIREQFPLLPLTLSLKISQLLDIEHPKHPITKDPIIMTTDFLLTCSDGKRIWYEAVSVKPSEKLSDKRTAEKLDIERVWWELLGVPFHVFCLSELNQIKSKNIQWITDPQRKKYSSPSNKVREEAKHLLTVGTMQLSDVCDTFSHQIGISNDDALILLKYLIADKEVIVDLARPIVLSGMIEIVQVKMDGKPQQYAS
- a CDS encoding DDE-type integrase/transposase/recombinase, with translation MQVELNSIWRVYNLDGLGDGLYRVLQLYIREHIVILFPLFESKTLQRPLKLNIDLLNEAIKVGNAQLSSYELPYYQLQSEDNISESYLVKRDEKYRLIIELVSDPNFLLNLVERPRSKTIPIHAKAHNTYVQNIYRALNLYWKYGQERNALLPSYMNSGGRGKSRVAGVTKRGSPIQLSSPSIEVPEGVNTTERDKVLFLKAMKEFGLKGEEVKFSRVYDKMLKEYYTEELIAAESESREALVPNYRAFVYWAKKLVPPQIRIHKQTNQGDFDRNRRGLKGSATDHTEVPGSCFELDATVLDVHIVSDFQRNHVLGRPTVYCVVDKESRMIVGLHVSMEYASWRAGRQALINSFTSKKDYCAEFGIEIDEADWPCNHIPQRLLCDRGEFICQDAENLAVPLIGHLSIAPPYRAELKGIVEHRFKILNDKLVHELLGTTKGRHYIRGDRDPRLDATLTLREITTLLIDEVLEHNSSIFEDLAKQSTLLIESGLSPTPLNYWNLHVKAQRHALSRADEAHIRSRLLPTVKVTMTGKGIRLNDQMYYESDHADFETWKVIARNNGSWKLDALVDHDNSSFIFVRLEEESGFTRCYLKKESANFAHRHQADILYFGDWIKLENNKDKPTKKSIERHQRRNQVIETAKEEAALAPSLSSKSERTKGMKARRREATLAQRVEDVEDQLRQAKPDIESDLPSEHLGDKKKKIISILKRKRVNDNES
- a CDS encoding ATP-binding protein, which gives rise to MRAENAIYHEAILPEHRGNPLIEALPPKLEDDELVVKLSNYPERLVEETTLEAIERLDYLTRLKTLRQPLPLYFDVFRSIEMAIKEGYSAKNPLSPTTMNYLHYSSDNRPDVEPRTGFFKPKGSGITIIGESGVGKTCMLEQVLNCFPDVIEHTYYQNQMLAIPQVVWIKVDCPDDSSVKGLCHRILEQIDQKLGLSPTKPAGTVALLLQQIESKMKSNFLGILVIDEMQNLNLAKAGGADRLLGFLHNLVNNLGIPILFCANPPFDELLSKSFKSARRAESSGYFDVKLMKNDDEWELFVDELWCLQWTNIETPLTPSLNNTLYSLSAGNMDLAVRIYYSAQKAIIGSSNEKITEEVLELGASIAIRATKKLTEEMRKKHAISILKRNRKDGSTGANSHLHEDVSSKEVINTKSKTVTIPGDLTRPHHHEFSEELTELVFAEDLRERILDTNLIQRASQDSEPLENLRALGVLCDDPLEIFS